AAACAGGAATAGTTTCTAGTATTTTTTTAATATTTTATGGAATTTTTAGAATCTTTTTAGAACAATTTCGAGAACCTGATATAAAAATTAATATTTTATATAAAAATTTTACGCTTGGTCAACTCTTATCTTTTCCAATGATTATTTTAGGTTTATTATTATTTATATTACTAAATTATAAAAAAAATAAAAAATTTTTTACATTATAAAAAATGTTTAATTTTATAAAAAAAAATTAAAAAAATTTTTAAAAATACCATATTTTTAAAAAATATTATAATATTATACTTTTAATTGTTAATTATATTAGATACATGTAATATATTTTAAATATAAAAAATTATAAATACATAATAATTAATTAAGAATTATTAATTCATTCATGAAAAAAATATAAAAAAAATGAAAAAAATACATATTAAAACATGGGGTTGCCAAATGAATGAATATGATTCATCTATCATATTCAAAGTTTTAAAAAAAAAATTTAATTGTAAAAAAACTAATTTTCCTGAAAAATCTGATATTCTTATTTTAAATACTTGTTCCATAAGAGAAAAAGCTCAAGAAAAATTATTTCATCAATTAGGTCGTTGGAAAAAATTAAAAAATATTAAAAAAAAATTAATTATTGCTGTTGGTGGATGCGTTGCAACTCAAGAAAAAAAAAGAATATATAAAAGAGCACCTTTTGTAGATATAGTTTTTGGCCCTAAAACAATACATCATTTACCAAAAATGATTAATTTATTTAAAAAAAATGAAAAAAAAATAATAAAAATTAAAGAAAATAAATTAAATAAATTTAAATTTTTTAAAATTCATTCAAAAAGAAAAATTAGCGCTTATATTTCTATTATGGAAGGATGTAATAAATGCTGTTCTTTTTGTATTGTTCCATACACTAGAGGAAAAGAAATAAGTAGATCTCCAGAAGATATTATTCTTGAAGCAGAATTTTTATCTAATAATGGAACAAAAGAAATAATATTACTTGGTCAAAATGTTAATTCCTATAAAGGAAAATTTATTTATGGAAAAAACTGTAAATTATCAAAATTAATACAATTAATTTCAAAAATTAAAAAAATTAAAAGAATACGATTTACTACAAGTAATCCTATGGAATTTACAAAAGATCTAATAAAAATATATAAAAAAATACCAAAATTAGTAAATTGTTTGCATCTACCTGTACAAAGTGGATCAAATAAAATACTAAAAAAAATGAGAAGACCTTACTCTATTTCACAATATAAAAAAATAATTAAAAAATTAAAATATATTAGACCAAATATTCAAATTACTTCTGATTTTATTATAGGTTTTCCAGGAGAAACTAAAAAAGATTTTCAAAAAACATTAAACTTAATTAAAGATATAAAATTTGATATGAGTTTTAGTTTTATATATTCTCCTAGACCAGGAACTCCTGCTATTCGATTAAACGACAATACTAGTTTAAAAGAAAAAAAAAATAGATTATATATATTACAAAAAAAAATTAATAAAAATACTAATTTTTTTAGTAAAAAAATGATTGGAACAACTCAAGAAGTACTAATTGAAAAAAGCATATATCAAAAAAACAAAAATAAATTATTTGGAAAAACACAAAATAATAGAATTGTAATATTTAAAGGACCTTTAAATTTAATTGGTAAAATAGTTTTTGTAAAAATTTATAAAGCTTCATTATATAAATTAAAAGGAACTCTAATAAAAAAATAATAACTTTTTAAAAATATTTTAATAAAATTATTTATAATTAAAATTAATATAAAAATGATAAAAATAAATATAAAAAATTTCTGTAATAATAAAAAAAATATTCCGAGTAAAAATTTAATAAAAAAATGGATTAAAAAAATATTAAATAAAAATATTAAAAAATCTATTATTAATATAATAATTGTAAAAAAAAAAAAAATAAAAGAATTAAATTATATTTACAGAAAAAATAATACTAAAACCAATATTTTATCTTTTTCTATAATTAATAATAATGAAAATAATAATTTATTATTAATAGGAGATTTGATTATTTGTAAAAGTATTTTAGAAAAAGAATCAAAAAAATATAAAAAAAAAATATTAGAACATTGGGCTCATCTTATTATTCATGGTGTATTACATTTGATGGGATATCAACATAATAATTTATTAAA
The window above is part of the Buchnera aphidicola (Periphyllus testudinaceus) genome. Proteins encoded here:
- the ybeY gene encoding rRNA maturation RNase YbeY, translating into MIKINIKNFCNNKKNIPSKNLIKKWIKKILNKNIKKSIINIIIVKKKKIKELNYIYRKNNTKTNILSFSIINNNENNNLLLIGDLIICKSILEKESKKYKKKILEHWAHLIIHGVLHLMGYQHNNLLNRKNMEYIEIKQMISLGFKNPYYF
- the miaB gene encoding tRNA (N6-isopentenyl adenosine(37)-C2)-methylthiotransferase MiaB, with product MKKIHIKTWGCQMNEYDSSIIFKVLKKKFNCKKTNFPEKSDILILNTCSIREKAQEKLFHQLGRWKKLKNIKKKLIIAVGGCVATQEKKRIYKRAPFVDIVFGPKTIHHLPKMINLFKKNEKKIIKIKENKLNKFKFFKIHSKRKISAYISIMEGCNKCCSFCIVPYTRGKEISRSPEDIILEAEFLSNNGTKEIILLGQNVNSYKGKFIYGKNCKLSKLIQLISKIKKIKRIRFTTSNPMEFTKDLIKIYKKIPKLVNCLHLPVQSGSNKILKKMRRPYSISQYKKIIKKLKYIRPNIQITSDFIIGFPGETKKDFQKTLNLIKDIKFDMSFSFIYSPRPGTPAIRLNDNTSLKEKKNRLYILQKKINKNTNFFSKKMIGTTQEVLIEKSIYQKNKNKLFGKTQNNRIVIFKGPLNLIGKIVFVKIYKASLYKLKGTLIKK